From one Triticum aestivum cultivar Chinese Spring chromosome 4B, IWGSC CS RefSeq v2.1, whole genome shotgun sequence genomic stretch:
- the LOC123089820 gene encoding UPF0481 protein At3g47200 yields MMKCAPSTSAGKAAQQSIYRVPEWAKNTNNTKAYQPQVMALGPFHHGAPNLVPMEEHKVRAVVRRLTKSRKTAQAYKDAINGVAERLLAAYGKDPRKEWPAANNRKSFVEMMVRDGCFLLELISLGLTPPPDDDGGDLFFNAHNYMYMRGAIISDVLAMENQLPMLLLQTLLRVDYGTTPNAHTDGDVGVEDQTDEKINLRMLRFLGRQWRPEWVRPLGLHPLHLYHSSLTYGGPGEPEGQGSMEEIMPSAVEIHEAGVHFHKSETDSLLDVHFKHGGMLSMPALMVDDTFEGIFLNLLAFEHLHAPAGNTVTAYVFFMDNIIDTAEDVSLLKAKGIFNNYLGSDDALAKLINDTLSKGVVMSPCSVINKVQHEVKKHCKKPWNKWRANFMHTYLRNPWVFISLVAASILLLATVLQTGYTVAAFYQASATRSPDIN; encoded by the exons ATGATGAAATGTGCACCCTCGACGTCGGCCGGAAAGGCGGCGCAGCAGTCCATCTACCGGGTGCCGGAGTGGGCGAAGAACACCAACAACACGAAGGCCTACCAGCCGCAGGTGATGGCGCTGGGGCCATTCCACCACGGCGCCCCCAACCTGGTGCCCATGGAGGAGCACAAGGTCCGGGCGGTGGTCCGCCGCCTTACAAAGAGCCGGAAAACGGCGCAAGCTTACAAGGACGCCATTAACGGGGTGGCCGAGCGACTGCTGGCGGCATACGGCAAGGATCCACGTAAGGAGTGGCCCGCGGCAAATAATAGGAAAAGCTTCGTGGAGATGATGGTCAGGGACGGCTGCTTCCTGCTAGAGCTCATCAGTTTGGGTTTGACACCGCCgcccgacgacgacggcggcgacctaTTCTTCAACGCCCACAACTACATGTACATGCGGGGGGCTATCATCTCCGACGTGCTCGCCATGGAGAACCAGCTGCCTATGCTCCTTCTCCAGACGCTTCTTCGTGTTGACTATGGCACAACTCCG AACGCCCACACAGATGGGGATGTAGGCGTAGAGGACCAAACAGATGAAAAAATCAATCTCCGGATGCTTCGTTTTCTAGGCCGGCAGTGGCGCCCCGAATGGGTCCGCCCGCTTGGGCTCCACCCCCTCCACCTTTATCATTCAAGTCTCACCTATGGAGGCCCTGGGGAGCCTGAGGGACAGGGTTCTATGGAGGAGATCATGCCCTCCGCGGTGGAGATACACGAGGCGGGAGTCCATTTCCACAAGAGCGAAACGGACAGCCTTCTGGATGTCCATTTCAAGCACGGCGGCATGCTCTCCATGCCGGCGCTCATGGTGGATGACACCTTTGAGGGCATTTTCCTCAACCTTCTGGCATTTGAGCATCTACATGCCCCCGCCGGCAACACCGTCACGGCCTACGTCTTCTTTATGGACAACATCATCGACACAGCCGAGGACGTAAGCCTACTCAAAGCCAAGGGAATCTTCAACAACTATTTGGGCAGTGACGACGCGCTGGCCAAGCTCATCAATGATACTCTATCCAAGGGGGTAGTGATGAGCCCCTGCAGTGTCATCAACAAAGTACAACATGAGGTGAAGAAGCACTGCAAGAAGCCATGGAACAAGTGGCGGGCCAACTTTATGCACACCTACTTGAGGAACCCCTGGGTGTTCATCTCACTCGTCGCTGCCTCCATTCTGCTCTTGGCCACTGTCCTGCAGACTGGCTACACCGTCGCGGCCTTCTACCAGGCATCAGCTACTCGGTCACCAGACATCAACTAG